DNA from Nitrospiria bacterium:
CTTCAACGCGACCCGGCAGGATAAACCGTTTGACGGACGGCTTCTCGGCCATGTAGGCCAGCTTCTTCTGCCGCCGGCGCGGATCGTGGAGGCGCGATCGAAACACCCCGTCGATATTCAGGTCGGCCAGGATCAGCTCCTCCTCGAAGGGGCGGCCGTGGGCGATCCCCTGCCCGTTTTGGTCCAGGATCACGCTCTGACCGTCGAACACCAGCTCGTCCTGACCGCCGACCATGTTCGCGTACGCCACGATGACGCCGTAGTCCCGCGCCCGGGTGGCCAGCATCTCTTCCCGGAATTTCGTTTTCCCCCGGTGATACGGAGAGGCGTTGATGGTCACGATCACCTCGGCGTCGCCGTTCAGCGCCTGTGTCAGCGCGGGGCCTTCCGGGTGCCAGAGGTCCTCGCAGATGTTGACGCCGACCGCCACGTTCCGGAGCACGATCACGGGACATTCCGTCCCGGCCTGAAAATACCGGTTTTCATCGAAGACGCCGTAATTGGGAAGGTGGATCTTGTGGTAGATCGTGACCAGGGCGCCGTCATGGATGAGGGCCGCCCCGTTGTAAATATCCTCCTGGCGGTCCACCATGCCCACGACCGCCGTGATGCCCTTGGTCTGCTTGATGACCCGTTGAAGGGCCTCGAGATTGTCCTGGGAAAACTGGGGTTTTAACAGGAGGTCTTCGGGAGGATATCCGGGGATGGCCATTTCGGGAAAGGCGACGAGATCGGCCTCCAGCGCCTTCGCCTTCTCGATATACTCGCAAATCTTCTCGGTATTGCCCTCCAGATCTCCGACGGTGCTGTTGATCTGGGCCAATGCAATACGTAATGTGCGCATCTTCCCCCCTTTTTTATAGGGGCTCGCGTCGCCCCCTCCGCCGGCAAAGCCGGACGGAGCCTCCCCCTCTCGCTCGCCGTGCTCGCTGGGTTGATTTTCGCAGGCGGCACGATCCGGTGGTGCGTTTGATTACTCCGCCCATATCAAACTCATCTTATTTCACTGGCCAGAATGATGGCCTCGGCGATCTCCTTCATGCTTTTTCGGGTGTTCATGCTCTGGCGCTGGATGATGCGAAAGGCTTCCTCCTCGGCGATCCGCTTCTCCCGCATCAGGACGCCCTTGGCGCGCTCCACGACCTTGCGGTTTTCAAGCGCCTCCTGCATTTCGTTCGACCGGCGAAGGAGCTTCGTGTTCTCGATGGCCACGGCCGACTGGTTGGCGACGGCCTGGAGGATTTTGATCTCCTCGTCGTAAAACTTGTGTTCATGAGAGGTGTAGCTGTTGATCACCCCCACCGCGCGGTCCCTGATCATCATCGGGACCGAGAGCAGCGACCGGAGCCCTTCCTTGCGGGCCAGATCGCCGTACATGTAGCCCGGCTCGCGTGTGACGTCCGGGACGGCGATCGGCCGCCGCTCCTGCACCGCCCGGCCGCTGATGCTTTGACCCACCTTCAGATTCGGCTTCTTCCGGTACTCCTCGCTCAGGCTCTGGGTCGCGACGATCTCCAGCTCCTGCTTGTCTTCATCCAGAAGCATGATCGAGCAGATGGTCGAATTCATCATTTCGGCCGTCATGGCGACGATCAACTGGAGGATCTCCTTCAAATAGCGGTTGGAGGCGATCGTCTTGCTCACCTGCGAGAGGGTCTCGATCTGCATCGCCTTTTTTTTCATCTCCTCGTACAGCCGGGCGTTCTCGATCGCCCCGCCGACCTGATGGCCGATCGTCGTCAGAAGGGCCAGCTCGCTCGCCGAGTGATGATGCGGCCGCTTGTGCTGGACGTTGATCACGCCGATCACCTCATTCTTGGAGATCACCGGGATTGAAAGAAAGGCATGGAAGCGATCCTCGGGAAGATGCTGAAAAACTCTGAACCGGGGGTCGTCGCTCGCGTTCCTGGCGATCGCCACGAGTTTGCGCTCCCGCGCCACCCATCCGGTGATCCCCTCCCCCAGCTCAAGCCGGATGCGGCCGATCAGTTTTGGATGCGGGTTCTTGGTCGCGCGGAGGATCAGTTCCTTATTCCGGTCGTCATAGAGATACAACAGGCAGGCGTCCGCTTGCGTCACCTGGACTACAATATCGATGATCTGCTTCAACACATCATCCAGATCCAGATTGCAGCTGATCGATTCGCTGATCTGCCGCAGAAGGTCCAGCTCGCGTGTCTTCTCGGCCAGGGACCCTTTGAGCTGGGCGATCCTTTCTTTTTCAGTCTTCGGTCGGCTTGATTTTGTAATCATTGGTTTAGTCGAGAACGGCTATATTGAGGAGTGAATATACCACAAATCGGGATTAAATCCAAGGAGGATAAACGCAAAACTATAACTATATAAATATTAAATATTACAATATGTTATAATAAATATCTAATCTTTAACATAAGTCATTAGGAAACTGGAGGGCAGCGGGGACTCGGGGATGTCCAGGAAAATGCGGACCGGGAAAAGGGAGATTTGGGGTCTGATAGAATTAAATCCGGGAGGTAGAACGGAATATCGGATTCCGTCTTGGCGCTCCCGTAGGCTTTAAGGACAATTGTCGGGTGGATTTTGTGTCCCGCCTTTAACGGTAATGTTCACAGTCCATACCTTCGATGCGCTTCCGATTGATGCAGTGACCGTTCCGGTGTAATCTTCGTCTGGACCGGCCTTGGTAGGGGTACCGGTGAGATCTGAACGGCACGGTGGAACAAACCAAACGGCATACACATCCTTGGGTGAAAGCCCTCGTTCATCCGTATTGGTATTAAAAGAAAATGGGTCGGAAGAGCTAAGGGGGTTTCCACTTCTATCCGTGAGCATGAATACCTGACCTCCCGCAAAGAATGAGATGTGCACGTTCGGAACCGGAGTTTTTCCATCGGGAGCGAGGACTTGAAATCCAAGGGGACCGGAGGTGATATCATTAAACCCCGGACTTGCAACGTAGGTAACCGTCGTGTCATCCGGACCCACAACCGTGGCCCCTTGAATCGCG
Protein-coding regions in this window:
- a CDS encoding GAF and ANTAR domain-containing protein; amino-acid sequence: MITKSSRPKTEKERIAQLKGSLAEKTRELDLLRQISESISCNLDLDDVLKQIIDIVVQVTQADACLLYLYDDRNKELILRATKNPHPKLIGRIRLELGEGITGWVARERKLVAIARNASDDPRFRVFQHLPEDRFHAFLSIPVISKNEVIGVINVQHKRPHHHSASELALLTTIGHQVGGAIENARLYEEMKKKAMQIETLSQVSKTIASNRYLKEILQLIVAMTAEMMNSTICSIMLLDEDKQELEIVATQSLSEEYRKKPNLKVGQSISGRAVQERRPIAVPDVTREPGYMYGDLARKEGLRSLLSVPMMIRDRAVGVINSYTSHEHKFYDEEIKILQAVANQSAVAIENTKLLRRSNEMQEALENRKVVERAKGVLMREKRIAEEEAFRIIQRQSMNTRKSMKEIAEAIILASEIR